The following proteins come from a genomic window of Chryseobacterium mulctrae:
- a CDS encoding helix-turn-helix domain-containing protein, whose translation MQKSDLNEIKKSIGKVIIDKKKQLQITNEEICTAVNIKVNTLNKIEQGMFSPGIDLLLLIFEILEINLKIDLELIN comes from the coding sequence ATGCAAAAATCAGATCTAAATGAAATTAAAAAATCAATTGGTAAGGTTATCATTGATAAAAAAAAACAACTACAAATTACCAATGAAGAGATATGTACAGCTGTTAATATAAAAGTGAATACACTTAACAAAATTGAACAGGGAATGTTTTCTCCAGGAATAGATCTTTTACTATTAATCTTTGAAATTCTAGAAATTAATTTAAAAATTGATTTAGAATTAATTAATTAA
- a CDS encoding helix-turn-helix domain-containing protein yields MSKHPKTLDKITDILQRKRINENLSLYELENKTSSLGLKISAGTIQKIEKGEIIPKIDQLLILLSALGSEIEISSLLIK; encoded by the coding sequence ATGTCTAAACATCCTAAGACCTTAGATAAAATCACAGATATTTTGCAACGGAAAAGAATAAATGAAAATCTAAGTTTATATGAATTAGAAAATAAAACTTCTAGTTTAGGTCTTAAAATATCTGCAGGAACTATTCAAAAGATTGAAAAAGGAGAAATTATCCCAAAAATAGATCAACTATTAATTTTATTGTCTGCATTAGGTAGTGAAATTGAGATTAGTAGTCTATTAATTAAATAG